A region of Polynucleobacter sp. JS-Mosq-20-D10 DNA encodes the following proteins:
- a CDS encoding GMC family oxidoreductase, with amino-acid sequence MSTTSHQNAYDYIIIGAGSAGCMLAKRLTENPAKRVLLIEAGKNDNYIWIHVPVGYLYCIDNPRADWRFKTAAEKGLNGRSLLYPRGRVLGGCSSINGMIYMRGQEGDYASWVKATGDESWSWQNALRRYKSFEDYHGAANQWHGKGGEWTVSKQRLRWPIMDVFKEAAVEAGIPASDDFNQGDNFGVGYFDVSQRKGWRLNTSKAFLREAAKRPNLTVVTEAMVNKLLIDPSSKNCFGVQYIKDGKTTEVLCNIAHQGEVILSAGAIGSVQVLERSGVGSVAHLNKLGIPVIADLPGVGENLQDHLQLRMIYKVNGIGTLNTKANSLLGKLLIGMEYILKRSGPMSMAPSQLGAFAYSSSDQPSANVEYHVQPLSLEKFGEDLHSFNAITASVCNLRPTSRGSVHISSIDPGAPPVIAPNYLSTSEDRKVAADSLRLTRKIVESPALKPYTPDEYKPGKQYQSDEELIKAAGDIGTTIFHPVGTCKMGRNDDPMAVLDSQLRVRGIHHLRVVDASAMPTITSGNTAAPTMMIAQRAAELLCGE; translated from the coding sequence ATGAGCACAACAAGCCATCAAAACGCTTACGACTACATCATTATTGGTGCTGGCAGCGCAGGTTGTATGTTAGCCAAGCGCTTGACTGAGAATCCCGCCAAACGTGTACTCTTGATTGAGGCTGGCAAGAATGACAACTACATCTGGATACATGTGCCGGTGGGCTACTTGTATTGCATCGATAACCCGAGAGCGGATTGGCGTTTTAAGACTGCTGCTGAAAAAGGCCTAAACGGACGCTCACTGCTATATCCACGTGGTCGGGTTTTAGGTGGTTGCTCATCTATCAACGGCATGATCTATATGCGCGGCCAAGAAGGTGACTATGCATCTTGGGTTAAAGCAACTGGTGATGAATCTTGGTCCTGGCAAAACGCCTTGCGTCGTTATAAATCATTTGAGGACTATCACGGCGCTGCTAATCAATGGCACGGCAAGGGTGGTGAGTGGACTGTATCTAAGCAGCGTTTGCGTTGGCCCATCATGGATGTTTTCAAGGAGGCTGCAGTAGAGGCGGGCATTCCGGCGTCAGATGACTTTAATCAAGGCGATAACTTTGGAGTGGGTTATTTTGATGTGAGTCAGCGTAAAGGTTGGCGCCTCAATACCTCCAAAGCATTTTTGCGTGAAGCTGCTAAGCGACCCAATCTCACTGTAGTGACTGAAGCCATGGTCAATAAATTATTAATTGATCCGAGCTCTAAAAATTGCTTCGGAGTGCAATATATTAAAGATGGCAAAACCACTGAAGTGCTTTGTAATATTGCACATCAAGGTGAAGTGATTTTGAGTGCAGGCGCAATTGGAAGTGTGCAGGTCCTAGAGCGCTCAGGCGTTGGCTCAGTTGCGCATCTCAACAAGCTGGGCATCCCCGTCATTGCAGATTTACCAGGCGTGGGCGAAAACTTACAAGACCATTTGCAATTGCGCATGATCTACAAGGTCAATGGCATTGGCACCCTGAATACCAAGGCGAATTCCTTGCTTGGTAAGCTGTTAATTGGTATGGAGTATATATTGAAGCGCTCTGGCCCGATGTCGATGGCTCCCTCACAGTTGGGTGCTTTTGCATATAGTTCATCTGATCAGCCTTCGGCAAATGTGGAGTATCACGTTCAACCACTATCACTAGAAAAGTTTGGTGAAGATTTGCATTCCTTTAATGCAATTACTGCCAGCGTTTGTAACTTGCGACCTACATCTCGCGGTAGTGTGCATATCAGCTCAATCGATCCAGGAGCGCCCCCGGTGATTGCACCAAATTATTTATCTACATCCGAGGATCGTAAGGTAGCAGCAGATTCATTGCGCCTCACACGGAAGATTGTAGAAAGCCCCGCTCTGAAGCCATACACGCCAGATGAGTACAAGCCAGGCAAACAATATCAAAGCGATGAAGAACTTATCAAAGCCGCTGGAGATATTGGTACAACGATTTTTCATCCAGTGGGCACCTGCAAGATGGGGCGCAATGATGATCCGATGGCAGTACTGGATTCACAATTACGAGTTAGGGGTATTCATCACCTGAGGGTGGTTGATGCATCTGCAATGCCAACAATTACTTCGGGGAATACTGCGGCACCAACGATGATGATTGCGCAGCGCGCAGCGGAATTGCTCTGCGGTGAATAA
- a CDS encoding EamA family transporter, with product MNNVQNRLPLNHLLLALAIVAIWGTNFVVIKKSLDAFPPFLFATLRYVFALLPAIFFVRRPRVSWLNLCLYGLFIGVGQFGILFYAINGHIIPGLASLVVQTQVFFTIGFAMVFAKERIAWHQAISIGIAMMGLLVIASHIDSQTSLLGIGLVICAGCAWGAGNTVSRQAGAINMFAYVVWASAFSIPPLLLLSLYFEGGYSSLISTLELAPPVAWAGVFWQSWANTLFAYAAWAWLLSKYPAAVVAPAPLLVPIFGMGATAIFLGESLPGWKFLAAGLVMVGYLGSIYGLSFTKHSLRKS from the coding sequence GTGAATAATGTTCAGAATCGCCTACCCTTAAATCATTTACTCTTAGCTTTGGCCATTGTGGCAATCTGGGGAACCAACTTTGTAGTGATTAAAAAATCACTTGATGCATTTCCACCATTTTTGTTTGCTACTCTGCGCTATGTTTTTGCCTTACTGCCGGCGATCTTCTTTGTAAGGCGGCCCCGAGTATCGTGGCTCAATTTGTGTCTGTATGGGCTCTTTATTGGGGTGGGGCAATTCGGTATCTTGTTTTATGCGATTAATGGTCATATCATCCCAGGATTAGCTTCGCTGGTTGTACAAACCCAAGTGTTCTTTACGATTGGCTTTGCCATGGTGTTTGCAAAAGAACGTATTGCTTGGCATCAAGCGATCTCGATTGGTATTGCAATGATGGGACTACTGGTGATTGCTAGTCATATCGATAGCCAAACAAGCCTCTTGGGAATAGGGTTGGTGATCTGCGCTGGTTGCGCCTGGGGAGCGGGCAATACCGTGAGCCGACAAGCGGGGGCTATTAATATGTTTGCTTATGTTGTATGGGCCAGTGCATTTTCGATTCCACCCTTGTTACTGCTGTCTCTGTATTTTGAGGGAGGCTATTCAAGCTTAATTTCCACCTTAGAGTTAGCGCCCCCAGTGGCTTGGGCGGGTGTCTTTTGGCAGTCTTGGGCCAATACTTTATTTGCCTACGCTGCTTGGGCCTGGCTTTTATCCAAGTATCCCGCAGCTGTCGTAGCACCAGCCCCTTTATTGGTTCCAATCTTTGGCATGGGGGCAACAGCGATTTTCTTGGGTGAATCACTACCAGGCTGGAAGTTCTTAGCGGCAGGTTTAGTGATGGTGGGCTACCTAGGTAGCATTTATGGTTTATCGTTCACAAAACATTCCTTGAGGAAGTCATGA
- a CDS encoding ketopantoate reductase family protein produces the protein MKILIVGAGGIGGYYGSKLMLAGADVTYLLREKRQAHIERHGLAVETPQGSYTVHPKTITAQELQPLYDLIILAPKAFDLEDSLQAISGASSRGFILPFLNGLAHIEQLDQRFGRERVIGGIAHIAATITETGAVKQLTDLHVLTVGARTPSQEAVAKEFYGLCQKTDFNAVYSDNIEQALWDKWTFLSTLAGMTTLCNGSIGEIVATPDGEALTKTMYRQCCAIADAHGYAIAAGVQTKSIEMLTLVGSPMTASMLRDLNAGNKTEHAHILLEMINKAQSKQLDCDLIKMAYTHIEVIQRRQAA, from the coding sequence ATGAAAATATTAATTGTGGGCGCGGGCGGTATTGGCGGCTATTACGGATCGAAGTTGATGTTGGCTGGTGCGGATGTCACTTATTTATTGCGAGAAAAGCGTCAAGCGCATATAGAGAGGCATGGACTTGCCGTGGAAACTCCGCAAGGAAGTTATACAGTACATCCTAAAACCATCACTGCTCAAGAGCTGCAGCCACTATATGACCTCATTATTTTGGCACCGAAAGCTTTTGATCTGGAGGACTCTTTGCAAGCGATTTCAGGGGCCTCAAGTCGAGGTTTTATTCTGCCTTTTCTGAATGGCTTAGCGCATATTGAGCAATTGGATCAGCGCTTTGGCCGTGAGCGGGTGATCGGTGGAATAGCCCATATTGCCGCAACTATTACCGAGACGGGTGCAGTAAAGCAACTAACCGATTTGCATGTATTAACAGTCGGGGCACGTACGCCGAGTCAAGAGGCTGTAGCAAAAGAATTTTATGGCTTGTGTCAAAAAACCGATTTCAATGCAGTCTATAGCGACAACATTGAACAAGCCCTGTGGGATAAGTGGACTTTTTTAAGTACCTTGGCAGGCATGACCACCTTGTGTAATGGCTCTATCGGAGAAATCGTTGCTACTCCTGATGGCGAGGCATTAACTAAAACGATGTATAGACAGTGTTGCGCGATTGCGGATGCCCATGGATATGCGATTGCAGCCGGTGTGCAAACAAAATCAATTGAGATGCTCACATTAGTCGGATCACCAATGACTGCATCCATGTTGCGAGACCTGAATGCCGGAAATAAAACAGAGCATGCTCACATCTTGCTCGAGATGATCAATAAAGCACAGAGTAAGCAATTGGACTGCGATTTAATCAAGATGGCATACACGCATATTGAGGTCATTCAGCGGCGTCAAGCTGCTTAA
- a CDS encoding AEC family transporter, translating into MILRILGITLPIFAIVFAGFLYARYRKPNMSGANHTLIDLALPCFIFISLSAKPLDFTSAGYLVLAALLIVVLSGVLALPLAKYSGTGSKALLPSIMFTNVGPIGIPLTVLAFGPDGLAPSVLLMVLSNILIFSLGSAVMTGKMDAKSIYASPLVWSMALGLWFGHFQFSLPEWLDTSITMVSTILIPLMLISLGTRLAEGKIEHVKAGVIATVLSIVLRLTIAFLVIWALPLELTQKGALIIFAGLPPAVFNYILADRHNQEPHKVASIVMVGHLLSVIYLPLVIWLAIYNGTS; encoded by the coding sequence ATGATTTTACGTATTCTGGGTATTACCCTGCCCATTTTTGCGATTGTGTTTGCTGGCTTTTTATATGCTAGATATAGAAAGCCCAATATGAGTGGCGCCAATCACACCCTCATTGACTTAGCATTGCCGTGTTTTATTTTTATCTCTTTATCCGCCAAACCGCTTGATTTCACAAGCGCAGGCTATTTGGTTTTAGCTGCACTACTGATCGTAGTCTTGTCAGGTGTGTTGGCCTTGCCCCTTGCAAAATATTCCGGCACAGGATCTAAAGCATTATTGCCATCCATTATGTTTACCAATGTGGGCCCCATTGGGATTCCGCTTACGGTGTTGGCATTTGGGCCCGATGGCTTAGCACCCTCGGTCTTACTGATGGTCTTATCTAATATTTTGATTTTTTCTTTGGGCTCGGCAGTGATGACCGGAAAAATGGATGCCAAAAGTATTTATGCCAGCCCTTTGGTATGGTCGATGGCCTTAGGTTTGTGGTTTGGACACTTTCAGTTTTCATTACCAGAGTGGCTCGATACTTCAATCACCATGGTCAGTACAATTTTGATTCCTTTGATGTTGATCTCACTGGGGACTCGCCTAGCTGAAGGAAAAATTGAGCATGTCAAAGCGGGAGTCATAGCCACCGTGCTATCCATTGTTTTACGCTTAACAATTGCATTTTTGGTGATATGGGCCTTGCCTTTAGAGTTAACTCAAAAGGGCGCCCTCATCATTTTTGCCGGCCTGCCCCCTGCGGTATTTAATTACATCTTGGCAGATCGCCATAATCAAGAGCCACATAAGGTAGCCTCAATAGTCATGGTGGGACATCTGCTGTCGGTGATCTATTTACCACTGGTGATTTGGCTGGCAATCTATAACGGCACGTCCTAG
- a CDS encoding sulfite exporter TauE/SafE family protein has product MDYSTLISPSLGILVGILMGLTGAGGGILSVPLLIFFLGLPIAEAAPIALCAVALASSIGAILGLKNKILRYKAAIFMALFGLILSPIGLWLTSQIPNAPLQIVFSFILLYVAINLFFQARNELKGVPEVNRKPPPCLILPTVGKLQWTMPCARALMLSGSIAGFLSGLLGVGGGFIIVPALRRYTDLPVKSIVATSLGVLAIITGGGAIFSAASGNLNLMVAAPFSIAALVGLLLGQLLGKKISGPNIQLIFAIFTLLVAISLLIKGALNLRLEVFFH; this is encoded by the coding sequence ATGGACTACTCCACTCTGATCAGCCCTTCGCTAGGAATCCTAGTAGGCATCCTGATGGGCCTTACTGGCGCTGGAGGTGGAATCCTGTCCGTACCGCTGCTGATCTTCTTTCTGGGTCTACCCATTGCAGAGGCGGCACCAATTGCACTGTGTGCTGTTGCCCTTGCTTCTAGCATTGGCGCTATTCTGGGCTTGAAAAACAAGATCTTGCGCTACAAAGCAGCTATTTTCATGGCGCTCTTTGGCTTAATCCTGTCCCCCATAGGACTTTGGCTTACGAGCCAGATTCCGAATGCGCCCTTACAAATTGTATTTAGTTTCATCCTGCTATACGTTGCCATCAACTTATTCTTTCAAGCGCGTAATGAGCTTAAAGGTGTTCCAGAGGTAAATAGAAAACCTCCCCCTTGCTTGATCCTTCCAACTGTCGGAAAGCTTCAATGGACAATGCCTTGCGCGCGCGCACTGATGCTCTCTGGAAGCATTGCAGGTTTTCTATCGGGTCTACTTGGGGTTGGTGGTGGCTTCATCATTGTTCCTGCCCTGAGACGTTATACAGACCTACCCGTTAAGTCCATCGTAGCAACTTCGCTTGGGGTACTCGCCATCATTACTGGTGGTGGCGCAATCTTTTCGGCAGCTTCTGGCAACTTAAATCTGATGGTGGCCGCACCATTCTCGATTGCAGCGCTGGTTGGTTTATTACTTGGTCAGCTTTTGGGCAAGAAAATCAGCGGCCCTAATATCCAACTAATCTTTGCTATTTTCACCCTACTGGTGGCAATAAGTCTGCTAATCAAAGGCGCTCTTAATCTGCGCCTTGAAGTTTTCTTTCATTAA
- a CDS encoding MBL fold metallo-hydrolase, translating into MTIKHSPLIKDFFDPETWTYTYVVYECEGAPCAIIDSVLNYDPKSGRTSTKSADEVIDFVKAHQLQVDWILETHAHADHLTAAPYLQSHLGGKLVIGDHITNVQAVFKGIFNLDDHFKADGAQFDYLLKEGESLAFGNLSLKSLFVPGHTPACMAYEIGDAIFVGDTLFMPDVGTARCDFPGGDAKTLYRSIQKILSYPGQTKLYMCHDYPPNNRPATGVTTVADEKANNIHVHDGVTEAQFVQMRTTRDNTLEMPTLILPSIQVNIRAGHFPEADSNGVSYLKIPLNAL; encoded by the coding sequence TTGACTATAAAACACTCCCCGCTCATTAAAGACTTTTTTGATCCAGAAACATGGACCTATACCTATGTGGTCTATGAGTGTGAGGGGGCTCCTTGCGCCATCATTGACTCTGTCTTGAACTACGATCCTAAATCGGGCCGAACTAGCACCAAGTCTGCTGACGAGGTGATTGACTTTGTAAAGGCGCATCAACTCCAAGTTGATTGGATCCTAGAGACACATGCTCATGCAGATCACTTAACAGCAGCCCCATATTTACAAAGTCACTTAGGTGGCAAGTTGGTGATCGGGGATCACATTACCAATGTGCAGGCGGTATTTAAGGGCATCTTCAATCTAGATGATCACTTTAAAGCGGACGGCGCTCAATTTGACTATTTGCTGAAAGAGGGTGAATCGCTCGCTTTTGGAAATCTCTCATTAAAGTCACTTTTTGTACCAGGTCATACACCTGCTTGTATGGCTTATGAAATCGGCGATGCCATCTTTGTGGGCGATACCCTATTTATGCCAGATGTCGGCACGGCGCGTTGCGATTTTCCGGGCGGCGATGCGAAGACGCTTTATCGATCTATTCAAAAGATTTTGTCTTATCCTGGTCAGACCAAGTTGTATATGTGCCATGACTATCCGCCAAATAATCGACCTGCAACTGGCGTGACCACTGTTGCTGATGAGAAGGCAAATAATATTCATGTGCATGATGGCGTGACTGAAGCGCAATTTGTGCAAATGCGCACCACACGAGATAACACTTTAGAGATGCCAACATTAATCTTGCCTTCTATTCAGGTCAATATACGAGCTGGACATTTTCCTGAGGCTGATAGCAATGGAGTTTCTTATCTAAAAATTCCTTTGAATGCACTCTGA
- a CDS encoding metalloregulator ArsR/SmtB family transcription factor encodes MPISKAELKKMQSAADDACKLMKVLSNRDRMMLLCEIGQAEKCVGELEAALDLHQPTLSQQLTVLRTEKLVKTRREGKQIYYTLSSEVAVAVMSLLYKYYCKK; translated from the coding sequence ATGCCTATCTCCAAAGCAGAGTTAAAGAAGATGCAGTCAGCTGCAGATGATGCCTGCAAGCTCATGAAAGTCTTATCTAACCGAGACCGCATGATGCTCTTATGTGAAATTGGGCAAGCAGAAAAATGTGTTGGTGAGTTAGAGGCTGCGCTAGATTTACATCAGCCAACTCTCTCGCAGCAACTGACTGTGTTGCGCACAGAAAAGTTAGTTAAAACACGTAGAGAAGGAAAGCAAATTTATTACACCCTATCTAGTGAGGTTGCTGTCGCAGTCATGAGTTTGCTCTACAAGTATTACTGTAAGAAGTAA
- a CDS encoding DUF2892 domain-containing protein produces the protein MKCNVGSIDRILRISVGIVLVALAANGIVGWWGWLGLIPMATGIFRFCPAYLLLGNNFCSK, from the coding sequence ATGAAATGTAACGTCGGCAGTATCGATCGTATTTTAAGGATCTCAGTAGGTATTGTGCTGGTTGCACTTGCAGCTAACGGTATCGTAGGCTGGTGGGGTTGGCTCGGCCTAATACCGATGGCAACTGGTATTTTCCGTTTCTGCCCAGCCTACTTATTACTGGGGAATAATTTTTGCTCAAAGTAA
- a CDS encoding FAD:protein FMN transferase, giving the protein MIRCKPLLGTFVEIRIEDESPSFKALDEAFLAIEQVQSLMGFHNPDSELSQINARSYLKPVRIHPRTAEVLTIAKEVYLQSQGIFNCGVGYRLVEAGLLPRHYKPNEYSFGGIEDLQFIEPSLVRSSLPLCLDLGGIAKGYAVDQAVEALLANGVQAGSVNAGGDMRVFGDCSREIQIRNPSKPHELIQIGSLTVGAIATSSLYFANRNTSSTSFMVNPLNQEQIEFSESYSVVASSCVYADALTKVVSISRNTHHPCLNYFSAQAISIPNTQSL; this is encoded by the coding sequence ATGATTCGCTGCAAGCCGCTCTTAGGTACCTTCGTAGAAATCAGGATTGAAGATGAATCGCCATCATTCAAAGCGCTAGACGAGGCCTTTTTAGCTATTGAACAAGTGCAATCTTTAATGGGTTTTCATAACCCTGACAGCGAGCTTTCCCAGATCAACGCTAGATCCTACTTAAAGCCTGTTCGGATTCATCCCCGGACAGCCGAAGTTCTCACCATCGCAAAAGAGGTTTACCTTCAATCCCAAGGAATATTTAATTGTGGCGTTGGTTATCGCCTAGTGGAAGCAGGTCTGCTCCCAAGGCATTACAAGCCCAATGAATACTCATTTGGAGGTATTGAAGATCTCCAATTCATTGAACCCTCTCTGGTTAGATCGTCACTACCGCTTTGTCTAGATCTTGGCGGCATCGCTAAAGGATATGCGGTAGATCAAGCCGTTGAGGCTTTACTTGCTAATGGCGTCCAAGCTGGATCAGTCAACGCAGGCGGAGATATGCGCGTATTCGGGGATTGTTCTCGAGAGATTCAAATTCGTAATCCATCAAAACCGCATGAACTCATTCAGATTGGCAGCCTGACAGTAGGGGCGATTGCCACTAGCAGTCTCTACTTTGCAAACCGCAATACCAGTTCGACGAGTTTTATGGTGAACCCCCTCAATCAAGAGCAGATTGAGTTTTCAGAGTCTTACTCAGTTGTCGCCAGTAGCTGTGTCTACGCAGATGCTCTAACTAAGGTAGTGAGTATTTCTAGGAATACGCACCATCCTTGCTTGAATTATTTTTCTGCCCAAGCAATCAGCATCCCAAACACCCAATCCCTATGA
- a CDS encoding FMN-binding protein, protein MNWKPNPLFIIGLAVATAPIIAQAKIYVSVEQAQKILIPNKSLIQNPMIITDELQEKMRSASSIRHPFQGDRIWRATDGSWFIVDEVVGKHEMITYAVALNPSGAVTGIEILEYVESYGYEVAEANWRKQFVGKTARDSIKLNQDIQNIGGATLSCKHLTDGVKRVAVLYDIALKNQTLSLKAK, encoded by the coding sequence ATGAACTGGAAACCTAACCCTCTATTCATCATTGGTCTAGCTGTAGCAACTGCTCCAATCATTGCACAGGCCAAGATTTATGTATCCGTTGAACAAGCTCAGAAGATATTGATCCCCAATAAATCGCTTATTCAAAATCCCATGATCATTACTGATGAGCTGCAAGAAAAAATGCGCTCAGCTTCGAGTATTCGTCACCCTTTTCAGGGGGATCGAATTTGGAGGGCGACTGACGGAAGTTGGTTCATCGTAGATGAGGTAGTTGGAAAACATGAAATGATTACTTACGCAGTCGCACTCAATCCATCGGGCGCAGTAACTGGAATTGAGATTCTGGAATACGTTGAATCTTATGGTTACGAAGTAGCCGAAGCCAACTGGCGCAAACAGTTCGTCGGAAAGACGGCTAGAGACTCCATCAAGCTCAATCAAGATATTCAAAACATTGGTGGCGCTACCCTCTCCTGCAAACACCTTACTGATGGCGTCAAACGAGTTGCGGTTTTATATGACATCGCTTTAAAAAATCAGACCTTAAGCCTAAAAGCAAAATGA
- a CDS encoding DUF6662 family protein, with protein sequence MTIKRLVAFSILLATALHFSFANAGEGAFGWVYTLDLQPKGKLEFEQRLQLNQQQAAGTYDAWIARTELEYGLTNDLQIAGYINSYYTSANQNYTNPAACGDNASCTGGYGVPSSHDPATPYRKSGIEGGSLEAIYRLTNPVTSPIGVGLYLEPTIGRNKNEIEARLLLQSNFIDDQLILAGNVVVANERLKFIENGNIPESMLDFLVGASYRFAPKWSAGVEARFHNDYSEFNLRNQVQRATFVGPNMHYAAKDWWVTGAWRYQLKGGTCMGGGEAECSNARVWDSHSVNEFIVKVGFPLN encoded by the coding sequence ATGACCATCAAACGACTTGTTGCCTTTAGCATCCTATTAGCCACAGCACTGCACTTCTCATTCGCAAATGCGGGTGAGGGTGCATTCGGGTGGGTCTATACCCTCGATCTGCAACCCAAGGGGAAACTCGAGTTTGAACAACGCTTACAACTGAATCAACAACAAGCGGCTGGCACCTACGATGCCTGGATAGCTAGAACCGAGTTGGAATATGGTCTTACCAATGATTTACAAATTGCTGGCTATATCAATTCCTACTACACCAGCGCAAATCAGAATTACACCAATCCAGCAGCCTGCGGTGATAACGCAAGTTGTACAGGTGGGTATGGGGTGCCATCCAGCCATGACCCAGCTACACCCTACAGAAAAAGCGGTATTGAAGGTGGGTCACTAGAGGCTATTTATCGACTCACAAATCCAGTGACATCACCCATTGGCGTGGGTCTCTACCTAGAGCCCACTATTGGTAGAAATAAAAATGAAATAGAGGCACGCCTACTCTTGCAATCCAATTTCATTGACGATCAATTAATTTTGGCAGGTAACGTAGTTGTAGCAAATGAACGCTTGAAGTTTATTGAAAATGGCAACATACCAGAATCAATGCTCGACTTCCTTGTGGGTGCTAGCTATCGGTTTGCGCCTAAATGGTCTGCTGGCGTTGAGGCACGTTTCCATAATGACTACTCAGAATTCAATTTACGTAATCAAGTCCAACGTGCAACTTTTGTGGGGCCCAATATGCACTATGCCGCAAAAGACTGGTGGGTCACGGGTGCTTGGCGCTATCAACTCAAAGGCGGCACCTGCATGGGTGGCGGAGAAGCCGAGTGCTCCAATGCTCGCGTTTGGGATAGCCATTCAGTGAATGAATTTATCGTCAAAGTTGGATTTCCTTTGAACTAA
- a CDS encoding DUF3820 family protein — translation MDSEALVKLVKMKMPFGKHAGRALADLPSNYLAWFAREGFPNGELGQLLELMHTLDHNGLRGLLAPIQRAHGIAPRSREQ, via the coding sequence ATGGATTCAGAAGCCCTGGTGAAGCTGGTCAAAATGAAGATGCCTTTCGGCAAGCATGCTGGCCGTGCACTTGCAGACTTACCTAGCAATTATTTGGCGTGGTTTGCACGCGAGGGATTTCCTAACGGCGAGCTTGGGCAGTTACTAGAGTTAATGCACACCCTGGATCACAATGGCTTACGCGGTTTATTGGCCCCCATCCAACGAGCCCATGGAATTGCTCCCCGTAGCCGCGAGCAGTAA